A portion of the uncultured Draconibacterium sp. genome contains these proteins:
- a CDS encoding DUF4395 domain-containing protein, which yields MSKIVQFGENVQGYTIPVLNEREIRAAAGMLFMLMFISIQQATQGNFTPLKYAIVIFLTDMLIRVLINPKYSPTLILGRWIVRNQTPEYVGARQKKFAWKIGLALATTMLILAVIVNSYSPITGIICMICLVFLFFEAVFGICLGCKFYPLLFKEKVQYCPGEVCDIKSRHDIQKTNWSHLIIVLGFAAFIVLTYFLFNEQFIKPPFDLFGLNS from the coding sequence ATGAGTAAGATCGTTCAATTTGGCGAAAACGTTCAGGGTTACACCATCCCGGTTTTAAACGAAAGAGAGATCCGTGCAGCTGCCGGTATGCTTTTCATGCTGATGTTTATTTCCATTCAGCAGGCTACGCAAGGTAATTTTACACCTTTAAAATATGCGATTGTCATTTTCCTGACTGATATGTTAATCCGCGTATTAATCAATCCCAAATATTCACCAACACTTATTCTCGGACGTTGGATCGTGAGAAATCAAACACCCGAATATGTTGGAGCACGCCAAAAGAAATTTGCCTGGAAAATTGGACTTGCATTGGCTACTACCATGTTAATTTTAGCCGTAATTGTAAACTCATACAGCCCGATAACCGGAATTATTTGTATGATTTGTTTGGTGTTTTTGTTTTTCGAAGCCGTGTTTGGCATTTGTCTCGGATGCAAATTTTATCCTTTGCTTTTTAAGGAAAAGGTTCAGTATTGTCCGGGCGAAGTTTGTGATATCAAATCACGTCACGATATTCAGAAAACAAACTGGTCGCATTTAATAATCGTTTTAGGATTTGCCGCTTTTATCGTTCTCACCTACTTTTTGTTTAACGAGCAATTTATAAAACCGCCGTTCGACCTGTTTGGGTTAAATTCATAG
- a CDS encoding polysaccharide deacetylase family protein, with amino-acid sequence MKRKSVVGRVLQKLVLVLIGCSALLACQKSKQQGAVVYSFDDQYIDEWYKQRDLFNQYNIKATFFINRPQNLSSEQLEKLKQLEADGHEIGCHGLNHRNVVDFKDSLDVLINSEIKPAIKILADYGFEICSFAHPFGKSLPEIDTLLLSQFQYLRKATYNIKDTTIDYYDDIFATKNNYQITNSMGIDTNYKISLQNFETGILRAKANNEVLILHAHRVDSSLTNYSVSPEYLEETFKLCREHNIESIRISDLETFFTGN; translated from the coding sequence ATGAAGCGTAAAAGTGTAGTAGGAAGAGTACTTCAAAAGTTGGTTCTTGTTTTAATTGGATGCTCAGCATTGTTGGCCTGCCAAAAATCAAAACAACAAGGTGCGGTCGTATATTCGTTCGACGACCAATACATTGATGAATGGTACAAGCAGCGCGATCTTTTCAATCAGTACAATATAAAAGCTACTTTCTTTATAAACCGTCCACAAAACCTGAGCTCAGAGCAGCTAGAGAAATTGAAACAACTGGAGGCTGATGGGCACGAAATTGGTTGCCATGGACTGAATCACCGAAACGTGGTTGATTTTAAAGATTCGCTGGATGTACTGATTAACTCAGAGATAAAACCGGCTATAAAAATTCTTGCAGATTACGGATTCGAAATCTGTTCGTTTGCCCATCCTTTCGGAAAATCGTTGCCAGAAATTGATACGCTGTTACTCAGCCAATTTCAGTACCTGCGAAAAGCAACCTACAATATAAAAGACACAACCATTGATTATTACGACGATATTTTTGCCACCAAAAACAACTATCAAATCACCAACTCAATGGGCATCGATACAAATTACAAGATTTCATTACAAAATTTCGAAACCGGAATACTTCGTGCGAAAGCAAATAACGAGGTGCTCATTCTTCATGCACATCGCGTTGATTCAAGCCTGACAAATTATTCGGTAAGTCCCGAATACCTGGAAGAAACATTTAAGCTTTGCAGAGAACACAACATTGAGTCAATACGTATCTCAGACCTTGAAACTTTTTTTACAGGCAATTGA
- the selD gene encoding selenide, water dikinase SelD produces the protein MNPSEIKNIKLTQYSHGAGCGCKISPKVLSTILETKLDMGIQPNLLVGNDSRDDAAVLDLGNGTAIISTTDFFMPIVDDPFTFGRIAATNAISDVFAMGGKPILAIAILGWPINKLAPEIAREVVEGGRQVCKEVGISLAGGHSIDSPEPIFGLAVTGQVDLKNIKQNDTATKGCQLLLTKPLGVGILTTAQKKGVLAKEHEQTAPELMCQLNTPGFELAKIEGVKAMTDVTGFGLLGHLTEMCEGSNLSAQIEHDKIPTLPMLQPYLEQNCVPGGTLRNWDSYGHHVSMKEDSYKNILCDPQTSGGLLLAVEPEALSEVQACLAKFNIHTLPFGQLTEKQEQLISVV, from the coding sequence ATGAATCCATCAGAAATAAAAAATATAAAGCTCACACAGTATAGTCACGGAGCCGGATGCGGCTGCAAAATATCGCCCAAAGTTTTAAGCACTATTCTTGAAACAAAACTTGACATGGGAATCCAACCAAACCTGTTGGTAGGTAACGACAGCCGTGACGATGCTGCCGTTTTGGATTTGGGAAACGGCACGGCAATTATCAGCACCACCGACTTTTTTATGCCCATTGTCGACGATCCGTTTACGTTTGGACGTATTGCTGCAACCAATGCCATCAGCGATGTATTTGCCATGGGCGGAAAACCGATTCTGGCCATTGCTATTTTGGGTTGGCCAATAAATAAACTGGCACCCGAAATTGCCCGCGAAGTGGTTGAAGGAGGTCGTCAGGTTTGTAAAGAAGTTGGAATTAGCCTGGCCGGCGGTCACAGCATCGACAGTCCCGAGCCTATTTTCGGTTTGGCGGTTACCGGACAAGTTGATCTGAAAAACATAAAACAAAACGACACCGCAACAAAAGGTTGTCAATTGCTTTTAACCAAACCTTTGGGAGTTGGCATTTTAACCACCGCACAGAAAAAAGGTGTTTTGGCAAAAGAACACGAACAAACGGCACCTGAATTAATGTGCCAGTTAAATACTCCGGGTTTTGAGCTGGCAAAAATAGAAGGCGTAAAAGCCATGACCGACGTTACCGGTTTTGGATTGCTGGGGCATCTTACTGAGATGTGCGAAGGCAGTAATTTATCGGCACAAATTGAACACGATAAAATACCAACGCTGCCAATGCTTCAACCTTACCTGGAGCAGAACTGTGTTCCGGGCGGCACGCTGCGTAACTGGGACAGCTACGGGCATCATGTTTCGATGAAAGAGGACAGCTACAAAAACATTCTGTGCGATCCGCAAACCAGCGGTGGTTTGTTGCTGGCTGTTGAGCCCGAAGCACTTTCGGAAGTGCAAGCTTGTTTGGCGAAATTCAATATTCACACATTGCCGTTCGGGCAATTAACGGAAAAACAGGAACAACTAATTTCAGTGGTTTAA
- a CDS encoding transaldolase family protein encodes MNETLKEKIKQFVLQDVNETKVSAVTDPFWQGLKNTGTELWLDTGDMEEAEKNWSAEMTALTTNNTLVNKEIQKGIYDDFVEQAVEIVKDLPIEEQIVEIAFILNARHGIRLAKKFGGFVSVELHTNTAYDFDAIIDYGLRYFSICPDQFIVKVPYTATGLLGARRLRKLGVKINFTLEFSARQNAMVAAITKPNYCNVFLGRIGAYIKDNELGSGSGAGERTVISTQHIVTELTKNNETPTKLIAASLRNYSQLDSLAGTDVYTMPTKVAADGKINMDGNFQSKLNEVYPVDLTDDAASYFPEKLWEVSEKELELAKSLDANLPKNENEFIDRVHEAGCGDLFPYLSEKDYKLIAEDGKIPNHQRWAQRIANGELAIDTLLNLAGLASFTADQAALDDRIRRIIGG; translated from the coding sequence ATGAATGAAACGTTAAAAGAGAAGATCAAACAATTTGTTTTACAAGATGTAAATGAAACGAAAGTGAGTGCGGTTACAGATCCCTTTTGGCAGGGATTAAAAAACACGGGTACCGAACTTTGGCTCGACACAGGCGATATGGAAGAAGCCGAAAAAAACTGGTCGGCCGAAATGACGGCTTTAACCACCAACAATACGCTGGTAAACAAAGAAATTCAGAAGGGAATTTATGATGATTTTGTTGAGCAGGCCGTTGAAATTGTGAAAGACTTGCCAATAGAGGAGCAAATTGTAGAGATCGCTTTTATCTTGAATGCGCGACACGGTATTCGATTGGCCAAAAAGTTTGGTGGCTTTGTAAGTGTGGAGTTGCACACCAATACAGCATATGATTTTGATGCCATTATAGATTATGGATTGCGCTATTTTTCCATTTGCCCCGATCAGTTTATAGTGAAGGTTCCGTACACGGCAACCGGTTTGTTGGGAGCTCGCAGACTACGCAAGCTAGGCGTGAAGATTAATTTTACGCTTGAGTTTTCTGCCCGTCAAAATGCAATGGTTGCAGCAATTACAAAGCCCAATTACTGCAATGTGTTTCTGGGCCGGATTGGCGCCTATATAAAGGATAATGAGTTGGGAAGCGGAAGTGGGGCAGGCGAACGAACAGTAATTTCAACACAACATATTGTTACCGAGCTTACCAAAAATAATGAAACACCAACAAAATTAATCGCAGCCAGTTTGCGTAACTATTCGCAGCTGGATTCGCTTGCCGGAACTGATGTTTATACCATGCCAACAAAAGTGGCTGCCGACGGGAAAATAAATATGGACGGTAATTTTCAATCGAAACTGAACGAGGTTTATCCGGTAGATTTAACCGACGATGCTGCCAGCTATTTCCCTGAAAAATTATGGGAGGTGAGCGAAAAGGAACTGGAGTTGGCAAAAAGTCTGGATGCCAATCTTCCTAAAAACGAAAATGAATTCATCGACCGGGTGCATGAAGCGGGTTGTGGTGATTTGTTTCCGTACCTCAGCGAAAAAGATTATAAACTGATTGCTGAAGATGGAAAAATTCCAAATCATCAGCGTTGGGCACAACGAATTGCAAATGGAGAGCTGGCAATTGATACCTTGCTCAATCTGGCCGGACTGGCAAGTTTTACTGCCGATCAGGCTGCTCTTGACGATCGTATCCGAAGAATAATTGGTGGCTAA
- a CDS encoding NAD(P)(+) transhydrogenase (Re/Si-specific) subunit beta — MILLNTLMPGQVVLEYSYLLSAIMFVIGLKLESNPATARKGNFWAASGMILPMITTLLLNKDAAGEGISLANAGAVILIIAAGAIVGTVMARKVKMTAMPQMVSFFNATGGAASAAVALIEFTKNPNQALLVTLLGLVVGSIAFSGSMVAYGKLDGKVGDIFAKFMTYLNLFFMLLIVVIILLVLFGGFDQSTVSYLVYGLLVLSIVYGVSFVMPIGGADMPVVISLLNSLTGIAAAMAGFIYQNEAMILGGILVGAAGTILTLQMCKAMNRSLINVIIGAFGGGGASHADVQGSIKEITLSDAAVLLSYSQKVVIIPGYGLAVAQAQHIAHELDSLLESKGVEVKYAIHPVAGRMPGHMNVLLAEADVPYEQLVEMDDINPDMPNVDVAIVVGANDVVNPAAYDDPGSPIYGMPIIDAHLAKNIIIMKRGMGKGYAGIENFLFFNDKTRMLFGDAKKSITSLVNEIKSM; from the coding sequence ATGATATTACTAAATACATTAATGCCGGGACAAGTTGTTCTGGAATACAGTTATCTTCTTTCAGCCATTATGTTCGTCATCGGGCTGAAACTGGAAAGTAATCCTGCCACCGCCCGAAAAGGGAATTTCTGGGCTGCCTCAGGTATGATCCTTCCCATGATCACAACCTTACTATTGAATAAAGACGCTGCCGGCGAAGGAATATCTTTGGCCAATGCAGGTGCAGTAATCCTGATTATTGCTGCCGGTGCGATTGTTGGAACCGTAATGGCCCGAAAAGTAAAAATGACGGCCATGCCTCAAATGGTATCATTCTTCAATGCAACCGGAGGTGCTGCATCAGCGGCTGTGGCTTTAATCGAGTTTACAAAAAATCCGAACCAGGCACTTCTGGTTACATTGCTTGGATTGGTTGTGGGTAGTATTGCCTTTAGTGGTAGTATGGTTGCCTATGGTAAACTGGACGGAAAAGTAGGTGATATTTTTGCCAAATTTATGACCTATCTGAACCTCTTCTTTATGCTGTTGATCGTTGTTATCATTCTGCTGGTACTATTTGGCGGATTCGATCAGTCAACTGTTTCTTACCTTGTTTATGGACTGTTGGTATTAAGCATCGTTTACGGTGTTAGTTTTGTAATGCCAATTGGTGGTGCAGATATGCCTGTTGTTATTTCATTACTGAACTCACTAACAGGTATCGCAGCTGCCATGGCCGGTTTTATCTATCAGAACGAGGCAATGATTCTTGGAGGTATACTCGTAGGAGCCGCCGGAACCATTCTTACGCTGCAAATGTGTAAAGCAATGAACCGGTCTCTGATCAACGTGATAATTGGAGCATTTGGTGGCGGTGGTGCAAGCCATGCTGATGTTCAGGGAAGTATCAAGGAAATTACATTGAGTGACGCCGCTGTTTTGTTGAGCTACTCGCAAAAAGTGGTTATAATTCCTGGTTATGGATTGGCTGTTGCACAGGCACAGCACATTGCTCACGAACTGGATTCGTTACTGGAGAGCAAAGGCGTTGAAGTAAAATATGCGATTCACCCGGTTGCCGGTCGTATGCCAGGACACATGAATGTTCTGTTGGCAGAAGCCGATGTACCTTACGAACAATTGGTAGAAATGGATGACATTAATCCGGATATGCCAAATGTTGACGTGGCTATCGTTGTGGGAGCCAACGACGTAGTAAACCCTGCAGCTTACGACGATCCGGGAAGCCCAATCTATGGAATGCCAATCATCGATGCACACCTTGCCAAGAACATCATCATCATGAAACGTGGTATGGGTAAAGGTTATGCTGGTATCGAGAACTTCCTGTTCTTTAACGACAAAACACGTATGTTGTTTGGCGATGCTAAAAAATCGATTACCAGCCTGGTTAACGAAATTAAGAGCATGTAA
- a CDS encoding glycoside hydrolase family 20 protein, giving the protein MKISLISVFLFTLLGLVSCSPKTPVKINLVPKPVELVEKNGTFVLSAKSTVETGENEKLQQLEDYAQSMIEERTGFKLAEGEGTGLKFELIEDEELGEEGYLLSVNKNGILIAANTPAGLFYGLQTFRQLLPTEPADEVVLPYLEIKDYPRLAWRGLHLDVGRHFFSVDDVKRYIDLMSMYKINTFHWHLTEDQGWRIEIKKYPRLTEVGSYRKKIGFEANQEKGLNVDDGKPYGGFYMQEEVKDIVEYARLRNVTIVPEIEMPGHSMAAMVAYPELYCFPDEKLEVRTEGGVSNGVYCAGKEETFDFLEDVLDEVMSLFPSEIIHIGGDEAPKTNWEKCPLCQKRIKDESLQDEHELQSYFIKRIEKYLNSKGRRLVGWDEIMEGGLSGTATVMAWRGVTPGIEAAELGNDVIMTPGTPFYLNRPQSINKVTKHEGSVNTMRDIYEFNPVPAELSPKARKHIIGVQACQWSEGTPNRKILEYKVYPRALAVAEMGWTPQEQRVWDDFYNRVEEHLPQLSFYGVDYGQRSYDVKINVVPGRDHKAIFADFITEVREYVYYTVDGSEPTPNSPVYDGTLEIKETGTLKARMFRPDGSAGRLSTQEVNFHKALGKVVTYNIPYSSKHDGGGDYAMTNGLKNKWQGFEKRNVDFVIDLGEMTEFSKIETNWYYDINDWVFRPMEVKYELSDDGENFETVYESTHVNAKNVYDKGTLSLSKEIENGKARYIRVTAKNPMVNPAWHSSAGGATWLFIDEVIVD; this is encoded by the coding sequence ATGAAGATAAGTCTGATCTCTGTTTTTTTATTTACCCTTTTAGGATTGGTTAGTTGTTCACCGAAAACGCCGGTAAAAATCAATCTCGTTCCCAAGCCTGTAGAGTTGGTTGAAAAGAATGGGACTTTTGTGTTATCAGCAAAAAGCACCGTTGAAACAGGAGAGAACGAGAAGTTACAGCAGCTTGAAGACTATGCACAATCAATGATTGAGGAAAGAACCGGATTTAAATTGGCAGAAGGTGAAGGAACCGGGCTGAAATTTGAATTGATTGAGGATGAAGAGTTAGGAGAAGAAGGCTATCTTTTATCGGTTAACAAAAATGGAATTTTGATAGCGGCGAATACGCCGGCTGGGCTTTTTTACGGACTACAAACTTTCAGACAATTATTGCCTACCGAACCTGCTGACGAAGTTGTGTTGCCCTATCTCGAAATAAAAGATTATCCGCGGCTGGCGTGGCGGGGTTTGCATCTCGATGTTGGTCGTCACTTTTTTTCTGTTGACGATGTGAAGCGTTATATCGATTTAATGTCGATGTATAAAATCAACACTTTTCACTGGCATCTTACGGAAGACCAGGGATGGCGGATTGAGATAAAAAAATATCCGCGCCTGACAGAAGTGGGAAGCTATCGGAAGAAAATAGGATTTGAAGCGAATCAGGAAAAAGGTTTGAATGTAGATGACGGCAAACCATACGGAGGATTTTATATGCAGGAAGAGGTGAAAGATATTGTTGAATATGCGCGATTGCGGAATGTTACCATTGTGCCCGAAATTGAAATGCCGGGGCACTCGATGGCAGCAATGGTAGCTTATCCCGAGTTATATTGTTTCCCTGATGAGAAGCTGGAAGTACGAACAGAAGGTGGAGTATCAAATGGCGTGTATTGTGCCGGGAAGGAAGAAACTTTTGATTTTCTGGAAGATGTTTTGGATGAGGTGATGTCATTATTCCCTTCTGAAATTATTCACATTGGAGGCGATGAAGCGCCAAAAACAAACTGGGAAAAGTGCCCGCTTTGTCAGAAACGAATCAAAGATGAAAGTCTTCAGGATGAACATGAATTGCAGAGTTATTTTATAAAACGAATTGAAAAGTACCTGAATTCAAAAGGCCGCCGTTTGGTGGGCTGGGATGAAATAATGGAAGGTGGACTTTCGGGAACTGCAACAGTGATGGCGTGGCGCGGAGTAACACCGGGAATTGAGGCTGCCGAGTTGGGTAACGATGTGATAATGACTCCCGGGACTCCGTTTTATCTTAATCGTCCGCAGTCGATAAATAAGGTGACGAAACACGAGGGATCGGTGAATACCATGCGCGATATTTATGAATTTAATCCGGTTCCGGCTGAACTTTCACCCAAAGCACGTAAACATATTATTGGCGTACAGGCGTGTCAATGGAGCGAAGGTACGCCCAACAGAAAGATTCTGGAATACAAAGTTTATCCACGTGCACTTGCTGTAGCCGAAATGGGATGGACTCCGCAAGAACAAAGAGTTTGGGACGATTTTTATAACCGTGTGGAAGAGCATTTACCACAGCTTTCGTTTTATGGAGTGGACTACGGACAGCGTTCATACGACGTTAAAATAAACGTAGTTCCAGGTAGGGATCATAAAGCCATTTTTGCTGATTTTATTACAGAAGTTCGGGAGTATGTATATTACACTGTCGATGGAAGTGAACCCACCCCAAATAGTCCGGTTTATGATGGAACGCTTGAGATAAAAGAAACCGGGACATTAAAAGCCCGAATGTTCAGGCCTGATGGTTCTGCCGGTCGTCTGTCCACTCAGGAAGTCAACTTTCATAAAGCGCTTGGGAAAGTGGTTACTTACAATATTCCCTATTCATCGAAACACGATGGAGGAGGTGATTATGCCATGACCAACGGATTGAAAAACAAATGGCAGGGCTTTGAAAAACGAAATGTTGATTTTGTTATTGACCTGGGAGAAATGACGGAATTTAGCAAAATAGAAACCAATTGGTATTACGATATAAACGATTGGGTTTTCAGGCCAATGGAAGTGAAATATGAACTATCAGACGACGGTGAAAACTTTGAAACTGTTTACGAATCAACCCATGTAAATGCAAAAAATGTTTACGATAAGGGGACATTAAGTCTCAGCAAAGAGATTGAAAACGGTAAGGCCCGTTACATTCGGGTAACAGCTAAAAATCCAATGGTAAATCCGGCATGGCATAGTAGTGCGGGTGGAGCAACCTGGCTGTTTATCGATGAAGTGATTGTGGATTAA
- a CDS encoding NAD(P) transhydrogenase subunit alpha — translation MESILTFLTENKDAIFIIVLSIFLGFEVISNVPSVLHTPLMSGANAISGVIIIGGIILVGHASSTFEWILGAIALFMATLNVAGGFVVTDRMLEMFKKKKK, via the coding sequence ATGGAAAGTATATTAACTTTTTTAACCGAAAATAAAGATGCGATATTCATTATAGTGTTATCGATATTTCTTGGATTCGAGGTTATTTCCAACGTTCCATCGGTATTGCACACGCCCCTTATGTCGGGAGCCAATGCAATCAGCGGTGTAATTATTATCGGAGGAATTATCCTTGTTGGTCACGCGTCATCTACTTTCGAGTGGATATTGGGTGCAATTGCCCTGTTTATGGCTACACTCAACGTGGCCGGAGGATTTGTTGTTACAGACCGCATGCTCGAAATGTTTAAAAAGAAGAAAAAATAA
- a CDS encoding NAD(P) transhydrogenase subunit alpha, with translation MILGLLKEHGKETRVALLPETVKAFTDLKVEVLVEQGAGEKAFASDTDYEAVGAKTVSRDDVFAKAEVLLQIQPPAEGDTGRIKDSQVWISAFNPLWDTALVKTFLDKGITTFSLDLIPRTTRAQAMDILSSMATVSGYMAVLEAAAKLPTFFPMFMTAAGTIRPANVLILGAGVAGLQAIATSRKLGAQVQVFDVRSAVKEEVMSLGGKFVEVEGATEDKAAGGYAVEQTEEYKKKQQDKINEVAAKSNVVICTAQIPGRKAPLLIPKEAVDAMKPGSVIIDLAASTGGNCELTKNDEVVDYKGVSIIGQSNYPAQKPIDASRMFGKNVLNFMKLMIGEEGELNLNFEDDIVKGTCITHAKEIYNERVKSVIETK, from the coding sequence ATGATTCTTGGATTATTAAAGGAACACGGTAAAGAAACACGTGTCGCTTTACTTCCGGAAACTGTGAAAGCTTTTACCGACCTGAAAGTTGAGGTATTGGTTGAACAGGGAGCCGGTGAAAAAGCATTTGCTTCCGACACCGACTACGAAGCAGTTGGAGCAAAAACAGTTTCGCGGGACGATGTGTTTGCCAAAGCCGAAGTTCTGCTGCAAATTCAGCCACCCGCTGAAGGAGACACTGGAAGAATTAAAGATTCTCAGGTTTGGATTAGCGCTTTCAACCCGCTTTGGGATACGGCGCTGGTAAAAACTTTCCTCGACAAGGGTATCACAACATTTAGTCTCGACCTTATTCCGCGTACAACACGTGCGCAGGCCATGGACATTTTATCATCGATGGCAACGGTTTCGGGCTACATGGCAGTGTTGGAAGCTGCGGCAAAACTGCCTACTTTCTTCCCCATGTTTATGACAGCCGCCGGTACCATTCGTCCGGCCAACGTGCTTATTCTGGGGGCCGGTGTTGCAGGATTACAAGCCATTGCAACCTCGCGTAAACTGGGTGCGCAAGTACAGGTTTTTGATGTACGCTCGGCGGTAAAAGAAGAGGTAATGAGTCTTGGTGGTAAATTTGTTGAAGTTGAAGGGGCAACCGAAGACAAAGCAGCCGGAGGATATGCCGTTGAACAAACCGAAGAATATAAAAAGAAACAACAGGATAAAATTAATGAAGTGGCGGCCAAATCGAATGTAGTAATTTGCACTGCGCAGATTCCGGGACGCAAAGCACCGCTTCTGATTCCGAAAGAAGCTGTTGATGCCATGAAACCGGGTTCGGTAATAATCGACCTGGCTGCTTCAACAGGCGGTAACTGCGAACTTACCAAAAACGACGAGGTTGTGGATTACAAAGGTGTTTCCATTATCGGACAATCAAACTACCCGGCACAAAAACCGATTGATGCCAGTCGCATGTTCGGTAAAAACGTATTAAACTTCATGAAGTTGATGATTGGCGAAGAAGGCGAACTCAACCTGAATTTTGAAGACGACATTGTAAAAGGGACCTGCATTACCCATGCAAAAGAGATTTACAACGAACGAGTTAAATCAGTTATCGAAACCAAATAA
- the mnmH gene encoding tRNA 2-selenouridine(34) synthase MnmH, which produces MLQEISVSEYLELAESVSLVDVRSPGEYKKGHIPGAYSIHLFSNDERAAVGTVYVQQSKEKAIELGYKYVTPKLEWFITESRKLAPDGVIAVHCWRGGMRSRSFAQHLSDNGFSKVYVITGGYKAFRNHALESYKTEANICILGGYTGSGKTHILYALKEQGEQIIDLEGLANHKGSAFGRLGDGSQPTIEQFENNLFWEWKDLDYSKNIWIEDESHRIGLVNIPMNFFENMRTHPVIFLDIALEERAQFLVRDYSDADKGMLKDSILRIKKRLGGLNTKNALEHLERNELYEVATICLLYYDKYYLRGLRNRDHQEIFTLMWDSISPNVISKAIIEFYESIRNKKYKAHTV; this is translated from the coding sequence ATGTTACAGGAGATCAGTGTTTCTGAATATTTAGAACTGGCCGAATCGGTTTCGCTTGTTGATGTTCGCTCGCCGGGCGAATACAAAAAAGGACACATACCGGGTGCATATAGTATTCATTTGTTCTCGAACGACGAGCGGGCAGCTGTGGGAACCGTGTATGTTCAGCAGTCAAAAGAGAAGGCCATTGAGCTGGGCTACAAATACGTAACACCGAAGTTGGAATGGTTTATTACAGAATCGCGAAAGCTGGCTCCCGACGGTGTAATTGCGGTGCATTGCTGGCGTGGCGGAATGCGCTCGAGATCGTTTGCCCAGCACCTTTCTGACAACGGTTTTTCGAAAGTTTACGTGATTACCGGTGGTTACAAAGCCTTCAGAAATCATGCTTTGGAATCGTATAAAACCGAAGCCAATATTTGTATTCTGGGAGGTTATACCGGCAGCGGGAAAACACATATTTTATATGCGCTGAAAGAACAGGGCGAACAAATTATCGATTTGGAAGGACTGGCCAACCACAAAGGATCGGCTTTCGGACGTTTGGGAGATGGAAGTCAGCCAACTATAGAGCAGTTTGAAAATAACCTGTTTTGGGAGTGGAAAGACCTGGATTACAGCAAAAACATTTGGATTGAAGACGAAAGTCATCGTATTGGTTTGGTAAATATCCCCATGAACTTTTTTGAAAACATGCGGACTCATCCGGTGATTTTCCTTGATATTGCGCTGGAAGAAAGAGCACAGTTTTTAGTTCGTGATTATTCGGATGCTGATAAAGGTATGCTCAAAGATTCCATTCTTAGAATAAAAAAACGACTGGGAGGATTAAATACCAAAAATGCGCTGGAACACCTTGAAAGAAACGAATTATACGAAGTGGCAACAATCTGCCTTTTGTATTACGACAAATATTACCTGAGAGGGTTGCGCAACAGGGATCACCAGGAGATTTTTACCCTGATGTGGGACTCCATTTCTCCGAATGTTATTAGTAAAGCAATTATTGAATTTTATGAATCCATCAGAAATAAAAAATATAAAGCTCACACAGTATAG
- a CDS encoding VF530 family protein, whose amino-acid sequence MEKNAHKEPQKQPNNPLHGKTLEAILVYLVSYYGWEELGDIIHINSFRNNPSLKSSLKFLRKTPWAREKVEKLYVETVTK is encoded by the coding sequence ATGGAAAAAAACGCGCATAAAGAGCCTCAAAAACAACCTAATAATCCGCTTCACGGAAAAACGCTTGAAGCAATTTTAGTGTACCTCGTAAGTTACTATGGCTGGGAGGAATTGGGAGATATCATCCACATTAACTCTTTCCGGAATAATCCCAGCTTAAAGTCGAGCCTTAAATTTTTACGCAAAACTCCCTGGGCGCGCGAGAAGGTGGAAAAACTTTATGTTGAAACGGTAACGAAATAA